A section of the Saliniramus fredricksonii genome encodes:
- a CDS encoding TSUP family transporter encodes MTEIAPDLILFLFAAAFLAGFIDSIAGGGGLIAIPALLLAGLPPLETLGTAKLQALFGSGSAAYAYRRKGYVEFKSVFPMSCLSFVGAVFGALLAIVLPVEFLEGGLTLLLVVIAVYFAVKPDAGAIDRQRRLSFTVFGATFIPAIAFYDGLFGPGAGSFYMLAFVSLAGFNMLKATAHTKVVNFASNVGGLLVFLVSGAILWKVGFIMGVGQICGSLLGSRLAIKRGAKIIRPLLVVTCIAMALNLLRNQDSPVYRWLGMG; translated from the coding sequence TTGACAGAAATTGCTCCGGACCTGATTCTCTTCTTGTTTGCTGCGGCCTTTCTCGCGGGGTTCATCGACTCGATTGCAGGCGGTGGCGGCTTGATTGCCATTCCTGCCTTGCTGCTTGCCGGATTGCCGCCGCTTGAAACCCTTGGAACCGCGAAGCTTCAAGCGTTGTTCGGCTCCGGCTCCGCAGCATATGCGTATCGGCGCAAGGGCTATGTAGAGTTCAAGTCCGTCTTTCCTATGTCTTGCCTGTCATTTGTCGGGGCGGTGTTCGGCGCCCTGCTCGCAATTGTCTTGCCTGTCGAATTTCTGGAGGGCGGTCTAACGCTGCTTCTTGTGGTGATTGCGGTATATTTTGCTGTGAAACCCGATGCCGGGGCCATCGATCGCCAGCGCCGCCTGTCCTTCACTGTCTTCGGCGCGACCTTTATTCCGGCGATTGCTTTTTATGACGGGCTGTTCGGGCCAGGAGCAGGATCGTTCTACATGCTCGCATTCGTCTCGCTCGCCGGCTTCAACATGCTCAAGGCGACAGCCCACACCAAAGTGGTGAATTTCGCTTCCAATGTAGGCGGATTGTTGGTGTTTCTGGTGAGCGGCGCAATTCTCTGGAAAGTCGGTTTCATCATGGGTGTCGGCCAGATATGCGGTTCGCTTCTGGGTTCTCGCCTTGCCATCAAGAGAGGAGCGAAGATCATTCGACCGCTATTGGTGGTCACGTGCATCGCCATGGCGCTGAATCTTCTCCGCAATCAGGATAGTCCAGTATACCGCTGGCTGGGAATGGGCTGA
- a CDS encoding 2OG-Fe dioxygenase family protein, producing MFDSKLFEKVSINVSPEVANSFDDLDRDEYFANGIRKRRFCQLKMSHSGDAWNFEKLPLRPFLQPKLNNPLAGGILRYFRGIKVDVSPFLKKAVDVIKPDACIDWQINVHQYRVVAKPGIPGSPVPEGPHRDGANYILMICVRRNNVVGGETTLFDKNKSIVFRETLQEGEAIIIDDTRLFHDASQVLVQDSGSDGHRDIFAIGFIEWSRGKYGPEWERTHTGQVADPALIKHD from the coding sequence ATGTTTGATTCTAAATTATTTGAGAAGGTTTCTATCAATGTTTCTCCTGAAGTCGCCAATAGTTTCGATGACCTCGATCGAGATGAGTATTTCGCAAACGGGATCCGCAAGCGTCGATTTTGTCAGTTGAAGATGTCTCATTCTGGCGACGCTTGGAATTTCGAAAAACTACCGCTTCGTCCATTTCTGCAACCAAAGCTAAACAACCCTTTAGCTGGCGGCATCCTGCGGTATTTTCGGGGGATCAAGGTTGATGTGTCGCCATTTTTAAAAAAAGCAGTCGATGTCATCAAGCCGGACGCGTGCATCGACTGGCAGATCAACGTACACCAGTACCGCGTCGTGGCTAAACCTGGCATTCCCGGCAGCCCGGTCCCGGAGGGCCCGCACCGTGACGGCGCAAATTATATTCTTATGATTTGCGTTCGGCGCAATAATGTCGTAGGTGGTGAAACTACGTTATTCGATAAAAACAAGTCCATAGTTTTTCGCGAAACTCTGCAGGAAGGCGAAGCGATTATCATTGACGACACTCGTTTGTTTCATGATGCCTCGCAGGTATTGGTTCAGGACAGCGGAAGTGATGGTCACAGAGACATTTTTGCAATCGGCTTCATCGAATGGTCGCGCGGCAAATACGGTCCGGAATGGGAACGCACACACACTGGGCAAGTCGCCGATCCAGCTTTGATCAAGCATGATTGA
- a CDS encoding sulfotransferase family protein translates to MNVTASETRRLQRVFEDVVNKSKYLNGAMEKPVLLKENESVEFYEALYERQPDARFIFVVRDPDLSISSYQSLSLNSTHAKTGIDPTALAGWQEANNLFRLEECKKMMVFYEKLPKNRKFLVAYERFVEDIEGTTTAILNWLDLPVNPDFARYLSELGQRQITREKGYKNEPHRIDGLDRYKEFVRVANSASAIMPLEWKTAK, encoded by the coding sequence GTGAATGTAACCGCCTCAGAGACAAGAAGGCTTCAAAGAGTTTTTGAAGATGTTGTCAACAAGTCAAAATATCTCAACGGTGCAATGGAGAAGCCTGTTCTACTGAAGGAAAACGAGAGTGTCGAGTTCTACGAAGCACTCTATGAGCGGCAACCCGACGCACGCTTCATCTTTGTCGTTCGCGACCCCGATCTGTCCATCAGTTCCTATCAATCCCTATCCCTCAACTCGACGCATGCAAAGACCGGGATAGACCCCACGGCGCTCGCTGGTTGGCAAGAAGCCAACAACCTGTTTCGGCTGGAGGAGTGCAAGAAAATGATGGTATTTTACGAAAAGCTTCCCAAAAACCGGAAATTTTTGGTTGCCTACGAGCGCTTTGTCGAAGATATAGAGGGAACCACGACAGCAATATTGAATTGGTTGGACCTGCCTGTAAATCCGGACTTTGCAAGGTATCTCTCCGAGCTTGGACAAAGACAGATTACCCGCGAAAAAGGCTACAAAAATGAGCCGCATCGCATAGACGGCCTTGACCGATACAAGGAATTCGTGCGAGTCGCCAATTCCGCATCAGCTATTATGCCTTTAGAATGGAAAACAGCAAAGTAG
- a CDS encoding class I SAM-dependent methyltransferase, producing MNKLPADQEIYAQERSFSILDEKTEIDFVSYDPSQTIKRQMFWLGWISRNLRDKQNTKRILDIGSNIFWLIGIASNYEVDMVDVRDHPLADYFPFKMTIGDAVSLPFEDNSFDAVTFPQLLHWMGTAAYGREIDVNADHAVLSEIARVMKADGIGLFITFVVPGSGVFKIGGRRLYGIEDLETTIRRAGLKIVEIVYYSPTFQQIPEGKLVAPTGRELVTGNPDEDICWAFLKVAKS from the coding sequence ATGAATAAATTACCAGCGGATCAAGAGATTTACGCTCAAGAACGAAGTTTTTCTATTTTAGACGAAAAAACAGAAATCGATTTTGTGTCATACGACCCATCTCAAACAATAAAACGTCAAATGTTTTGGCTCGGATGGATAAGCAGGAATCTTCGTGATAAACAAAATACGAAACGTATTCTAGATATAGGCTCAAATATATTTTGGTTAATTGGTATAGCTTCTAATTACGAGGTGGATATGGTGGATGTGCGCGATCATCCGCTTGCGGATTATTTCCCGTTTAAAATGACCATCGGAGATGCCGTGTCACTTCCGTTTGAAGACAATAGTTTTGACGCGGTTACCTTCCCCCAACTTCTTCATTGGATGGGAACTGCAGCCTATGGTAGAGAGATCGATGTCAACGCTGATCATGCTGTGCTCTCCGAGATAGCAAGAGTGATGAAAGCCGACGGTATCGGGTTGTTCATAACGTTTGTCGTCCCGGGATCTGGCGTTTTCAAAATCGGAGGCCGCCGACTCTATGGCATAGAGGATCTGGAAACGACCATTCGACGGGCAGGACTGAAGATCGTCGAAATTGTTTATTACAGTCCTACCTTTCAGCAGATCCCGGAGGGCAAACTTGTTGCACCGACGGGACGCGAATTGGTCACTGGCAATCCTGATGAAGACATTTGCTGGGCATTTTTAAAGGTCGCAAAGAGCTAA
- a CDS encoding vWA domain-containing protein has product MLLDFFTTLRAAKVPVTLREYLSLLEALDHDLAEKRVEDFYYLARAIMVKDERNLDKFDRAFATCFEGFELMSEALEAQGIPEEWLRKLAEKHLSEEERREIEAMGWDKLFETLKQRLEEQKKRHQGGSKWIGTAGTSPYGAYGYNPEGIRIGQDGNRNFRAVKVWDKREFRDLDDTRELGTRNMRVALRRLRRFARTGAAEELDLEGTIRGTAEKGYLDVKMRPERRNAVKVLLFLDVGGSMDWHIERAEELFSAARAEFKHFEHFYFHNCPYEGVWKDNRRRRTAITPTLDVIRTYGEDYRLVFVGDAAMSPYEIVMAGGSVEHWNEEAGQVWMERLLGHFHKAAWLNPVPEAHWGYTHSIGIIRQLMEGRMFPLTVAGLDRAMKALSR; this is encoded by the coding sequence ATGCTGCTCGATTTCTTCACCACCCTGCGCGCCGCCAAGGTGCCTGTGACGCTACGGGAATACCTCTCGCTGCTGGAGGCGCTGGATCATGATCTGGCGGAGAAGCGCGTGGAGGATTTCTACTACCTCGCGCGCGCCATCATGGTGAAGGACGAGCGCAATCTCGACAAGTTCGACCGCGCCTTCGCCACCTGCTTCGAGGGGTTCGAACTGATGAGCGAGGCGCTTGAGGCGCAGGGCATCCCGGAGGAATGGCTGCGCAAGCTCGCCGAAAAGCATCTCAGCGAGGAGGAGCGGCGCGAGATCGAGGCGATGGGCTGGGACAAGCTGTTCGAGACGCTCAAGCAGCGGCTGGAGGAGCAGAAGAAGCGCCATCAGGGCGGCTCGAAATGGATCGGCACCGCCGGCACTTCCCCCTACGGCGCCTATGGCTACAACCCGGAAGGCATCCGCATCGGCCAGGACGGCAACCGCAATTTCCGCGCGGTGAAGGTCTGGGACAAACGCGAATTCCGTGATCTCGACGATACCCGCGAGCTCGGCACCCGCAACATGCGCGTCGCGCTGCGCCGCCTGCGCCGCTTCGCCCGCACCGGCGCGGCCGAGGAGCTCGATCTCGAGGGAACCATCCGCGGCACGGCGGAGAAGGGCTATCTCGACGTGAAGATGCGGCCCGAGCGGCGCAATGCGGTGAAGGTGCTGCTCTTTCTCGATGTCGGCGGCTCGATGGACTGGCATATCGAGCGCGCGGAGGAGCTTTTCTCCGCCGCGCGGGCGGAATTCAAGCATTTCGAGCATTTCTACTTCCACAACTGCCCCTATGAGGGCGTGTGGAAGGATAATCGCCGCCGCCGCACCGCGATCACGCCGACCCTCGACGTGATCCGCACCTATGGCGAGGATTACCGCCTCGTCTTCGTCGGCGACGCCGCGATGAGCCCCTACGAGATCGTCATGGCCGGCGGCTCGGTGGAGCACTGGAACGAGGAGGCCGGCCAGGTCTGGATGGAGCGGCTGCTGGGCCATTTTCACAAGGCGGCCTGGCTCAACCCGGTGCCGGAGGCGCATTGGGGCTACACCCATTCCATCGGCATCATCCGGCAGCTGATGGAGGGCCGGATGTTCCCGCTCACCGTCGCGGGGCTCGACCGGGCAATGAAGGCGTTATCGCGCTGA
- a CDS encoding DUF805 domain-containing protein → MGNLDFAYLFTSPEGRIERQRWWIGVVILFGAWLVLNALFGVDGLIPFILSILLLVAGIMLHIKRFHDRDKSGWWVLILFVPVLGLIWAIVDLGIIEGTSGANRFGADPIAGR, encoded by the coding sequence ATGGGCAATCTGGATTTCGCTTATCTTTTCACGTCGCCGGAAGGGCGCATCGAGCGGCAGCGCTGGTGGATCGGCGTCGTCATCCTGTTCGGCGCCTGGCTCGTTCTGAACGCGCTGTTCGGCGTGGACGGGCTGATCCCGTTCATTCTCAGCATTCTGCTGCTGGTCGCCGGCATCATGCTGCACATCAAGCGCTTCCATGATCGCGACAAGTCCGGCTGGTGGGTGCTGATCCTGTTCGTGCCCGTTCTCGGCCTGATCTGGGCCATCGTCGATCTCGGCATTATCGAAGGGACGTCCGGCGCGAACCGATTCGGCGCCGATCCGATCGCGGGACGCTGA